The following are encoded together in the Coregonus clupeaformis isolate EN_2021a chromosome 24, ASM2061545v1, whole genome shotgun sequence genome:
- the LOC121537935 gene encoding arf-GAP with GTPase, ANK repeat and PH domain-containing protein 1, with protein MNSSNKWSQSSAIRAEVKRHESVQNTINKLFKQFERVGDQQLRSGLKVYLHSIQAACANSQEWTLSRSIPELRVGVLGSLQSGRSALVNRYITGSYLPLEKIEGGRYKKEVLVDGQSHLLLIREEAGSPDAQFSSWVDAVVLVFSLENEASFQDVYQLYSQLNTHRSTADIPLVVVGTQDKISSTNPRVIEDMRARQLCVDVRHCVFYETCATYGLNIDRVFQEAAQKIVAQKKQSAFLASCKSLPNSPSHSGGSTSGSTSFPGQTSNGGLNSGYPSSLPSTPVISHRELRGGAGAGVAVEGGGSVTSSGSVRNVPQRRTSLFKNRRGSGSEKNVDPKGDVGSGRAITIKQSILWKRSGSSLNKEWKKKYVTLSNNGTLAYHSSFNDYMQNSHAKEIDLLRVTVKVPGKRPPRAVPPNGPSPELNGVAKDAAPTESASAPLLPVEEQAGALSSPGDRGVKRCPSTLSSKSHSADAIEGATSPPFGKDGQSSPMMDKRKKTRKKSMNQKGDTAIGQAEDEENTGFIIVSSTGQMWHFEAQNLEDRDAWVTAIESQILASLQSCESLRNKARRSSQSEAVAIQAIRNAKGNSFCVDCEAPNPTWASLNLGALICIECSGIHRNLGTHLSRVRSLDLDDWPRELTQVLTAIGNHLANSIWECYTQGRHKPTPNATREERESWIRAKYEQRVFVAPLPAPSPTGPGDTAMSVCLLSAVTERDLRRLLLLLAHSNKEQINTALANGGAPSQTQPHTALHAACQLGDVVMTQLLVWYGSDVKARDPQGRTALTMARKTGSKECADILLQHGCPNEVSPTSTTLGLSRRPSTASLSSLGRTNSRKRVS; from the exons CGGCTTGTGCAAATAGTCAAGAGTGGACCCTGAGTCGATCCATCCCTGAGCTCCGTGTG GGTGTGCTGGGAAGTCTTCAGAGTGGCAGGTCAGCGCTGGTAAACAGATACATAACAGGCAGTTACCTTCCACTAGAGAAGATTGAAG GGGGGAGGTATAAGAAGGAGGTATTGGTAGATGGACAGAGTCATCTACTGCTAATCAGAGAGGAGGCAGGGAGTCCTGATGCACAG TTCAGCAGCTGGGTAGATGCAGTGGTCCTCGTGTTCAGTCTGGAGAATGAGGCCAGCTTCCAGGACGTGTACCAGCTGTACAGCCAGCTCAACACACACCGCAGCACTGCTGACATCCCACTGGTTGTGGTTGGGACACAAG ACAAAATCAGCAGTACCAACCCACGTGTGATCGAGGACATGCGTGCCCGGCAGCTATGTGTTGACGTGAGGCACTGTGTGTTCTATGAGACGTGTGCCACCTATGGTCTCAACATAGACCGGGTGTTTCAGGAGG ctgcccAGAAAATAGTCGCACAGAAGAAACAGTCTGCATTCCTGGCCTCCTGCaagtctctccctaactctcccagTCACTCTGGGGGCTCCACATCGGGGTCAACATCCTTCCCTGGACAG acCAGTAATGGAGGACTGAATAGTGGCTACCCCTCCTCCCTACCCTCCACCCCCGTGATCAGCCACAGAGAGCTGCGGGGCGGGGCAGGGGCGGGGGTGGCGGTAGAGGGGGGCGGAAGTGTCACCTCCTCAGGGTCTGTGAGAAACGTCCCTCAACGGCGGACCTCTCTGTTCAAG AACCGTCGTGGTAGTGGCAGTGAAAAGAATGTTGACCCTAAAGGTGACGTGGGCAGTGGCCGGGCTATCACTATCAAACAG AGTATCCTATGGAAGCGGAGTGGGAGCTCACTGAACAAAGAGTGGAAGAAGAAATATGTCACTCTGTCCAACAACGGCACACTGGCCTATCACTCCAGCTTCAAT GACTATATGCAGAATTCTCACGCTAAAGAGATCGACCTACTGCGTGTCACAGTGAAGGTTCCAGGGAAACGCCCACCAAGGGCTGTCCCCCCTAATGGCCCCTCCCCTGAACTCAATGGTGTGGCCAAGGATGCTGCACCCACGGAGAGTGCCAGTGCCCCATTGTTGCCTGTTGAAGAACAGGCTGGTGCATTGTCTTCTCCTGGAGATAGAGGGGTAAAACGTTGTCCGTCAACACTGTCCAGCAAGTCACATAGTGCTG ATGCTATTGAAGGAGCAACCAGTCCCCCTTTTGGAAAAGATGGTCAATCCTCTCCAATGATGGACAAAAGGAAGAAAACAAGGAAGAAGAGTATGAACCAGAAAGGCGACACAGCCATTGGCCAGGCTGAAG ATGAGGAGAATACTGGCTTCATCATCGTGTCCAGCACGGGGCAGATGTGGCACTTTGAGGCCCAGAATCTGGAGGACAGAGATGCCTGGGTGACGGCCATAGAGAGCCAGATACTGGCGAGCCTGCAGTCCTGTGAGAGCCTCAGGAACAAG GCACGGAGGAGCAGCCAGAGTGAGGCGGTAGCAATACAGGCCATCCGCAATGCCAAGGGCAACAGCTTCTGTGTAGACTGTGAAGCACCAA ACCCCACGTGGGCCAGCCTCAACCTGGGGGCGTTGATTTGCATCGAGTGCTCAGGGATCCACCGTAATCTGGGGACACACCTGTCCCGCGTCCGCTCTCTGGACCTGGATGACTGGCCCAGGGAGCTGACACAGGTCCTGACTGCCATCGGCAACCACCTGGCCAATAGCATCTGGGAATGCTACACCCAGGGCAGACACAAACCCACACCCAACGCCACACG agaggagagagaatcatGGATCCGTGCCAAATACGAGCAGCGCGTGTTTGTGGCACCCCTGCCTGCTCCAAGCCCCACAGGCCCAGGGGACACTgccatgtctgtgtgtctgctgtCCGCGGTGACAGAGAGGGATTTGCGCAGGCTCCTACTGCTCCTGGCCCACAGCAACAAGGAACAGATCAACACTGCCCTGGCCAATGGAGGAGCACCCTCACAGACACAGCCTCACACCGCCCTGCACGCTGCCTGTCAGCTGGGCGATGTGGTCATGACACAGCTGCTAGTCTGG taTGGAAGTGATGTGAAGGCCAGGGATCCTCAGGGCCGGACAGCCCTGACCATGGCTAGAAAAACTGGGAGCAAAGAGTGTGCTGACATCCTCCTGCAACATGGCTGCCCTAACGAGGTCTCCCCCACTTCAACCACACTTGGTCTCTCCCGTAGACCTAGCACTGCCAGCCTCAGCAGCCTGGGTCGTACCAATTCCAGGAAGAGGGTTTCGTAG
- the LOC121537934 gene encoding zinc finger and BTB domain-containing protein 39-like gives MRIRLQGSGHAAGLLAELNHCRLSRLFCDVILQVGSRSFAAHRAVLACAGTHFRSLFSGRGTQIGTAGATTTYSLDFVSQANFEKVLTFIYTGEIFTDLIDLGVLYELAERLGVRELVRACHATFPDLQQPGSADCVADGDLDPDMAAAAGSSVCSSSAASCSSLSSSAGPSAAPTPAAAPSPLPQGSRVARLGRGGGHTAPLSLSLSLKAEDVQSHLGYGQMAEDKRLQLTGDQQSSVDMSTVAVGATPGPPLPLQLKTEEVVVGDGVGNGEEEQMVVSGSRAGSVPPFVSDSCSFPDSSAQLGGDICGVREAPSSSSGDPLDSLQMGVGGVSSGHAGVAGVIFGGEEDEDEDNEEEREHLQGDEEGTDGGGDQWRQLAGEIIELSDGENYMEEEDEEEEDEDEDLVCVENGAAVSGGGVNTGQVSSVQGMVACKACGMALLADSASLRAHAETHLSETGACRVCGASFPGDRGASITHALSHVVFSCDMCHLQFNSPAKLVRHRRQAAARYTLPSQLHNATQGHSGELQCAVCNKVLTKDFQVIRDHLLSHVSIQSLSCGVCQLPQPSLCALLWHALTHLSLPVYSCPLCACSFLDRPLLDRHMFLHAEEAATDREAMRAHKAAGPEGEEELRCFLCPQTFRSASAFQYHLSFHTNEAQGSQGWAGKRKADQMEYPSSCSSSSPLEAGSLGKLGNMGFGLGSFSLSDKLLQGAVAAGFPAGLLSNGNSSSVGGSAMGAAIPREKWYRCRFCGKRFAHSGEFTYHLRIHTGEKPYQCKVCLRFFRGRSTMICHLKTHAGALMYRCTVCGLYFSTLKLVSSHMDVHKDHLPPDFNIEQTFMYNDHSKEPLPALDT, from the exons ATGAGGATTCGGCTGCAGGGCTCAGGCCACGCCGCTGGCCTCCTCGCTGAGCTCAACCACTGCCGTCTCTCCCGTCTCTTCTGTGATGTCATCCTCCAGGTGGGGAGCCGCTCCTTCGCAGCGCACCGCGCAGTGCTCGCCTGCGCCGGGACCCACTTCCGCAGCCTGTTCTCGGGCAGGGGGACCCAGATCGGAACCGCCGGAGCCACGACAACGTACTCTCTGGACTTTGTGTCCCAGGCCAACTTTGAGAAGGTGCTGACTTTCATCTACACTGGAGAGATATTCACAGACCTGATAGATTTAGGAGTGCTGTATGAGCTGGCAGAGAGGCTGGGGGTGAGAGAGCTGGTGAGGGCCTGTCACGCCACCTTCCCTGACCTGCAGCAGCCGGGCTCTGCAGATTGTGTGGCGGATGGAGACCTGGACCCTGAcatggctgctgctgctgggtcATCAGTGTGCTCGTCCTCTGCAGCGTCTTGTTCCTCCCTGTCATCATCTGCTGGTCCCTCGGCTGCTCCTACTCCAGCGGCGGCCCCCTCACCTCTCCCCCAGGGCAGCAGGGTGGCCAGGCTGGGCCGGGGTGGTGGACACACAGCCCCTCTGTCCCTGTCTTTGTCCCTTAAAGCAGAGGACGTCCAGTCTCACCTGGGCTATGGACAGATGGCCGAAGACAAACGGCTACAGCTGACTGGAGATCAGCAGAGTTCAGTAGACATGTCCACTGTAGCTGTGGGGGCCACACCTGGACCTCCCCTTCCACTGCAGCTGAAGactgaggaggtggtggtgggagATGGGGTTGGTAACGGTGAGGAGGAACAGATGGTAGTTAGTGGGAGTAGAGCTGGTTCTGTACCTCCATTTGTGTCTGACTCCTGCTCCTTCCCCGACTCGTCAGCCCAGCTGGGAGGGGATATCTGTGGGGTGAGGGAGGCCCCCTCGTCCTCTTCTGGAGACCCCCTGGACAGCCTGCAGATGGGAGTGGGAGGGGTGAGCTCTGGCCACGCAGGTGTGGCAGGGGTCATCTTCGGGggggaggaggatgaagatgaagataatgaggaagagagagagcatctGCAGGGAGATGAAGAAGGGACTGATGGAGGAGGGGACCAGTGGAGACAGCTGGCTGGAGAGATCATCGAGTTGAGCGATGGCGAGAACTACATggaggaggaagacgaggaggaggaggatgaagacgaGGACTTGGTGTGTGTGGAGAACGGAGCAGCGGTCAGCGGAGGGGGAGTGAACACTGGCCAGGTGTCGTCGGTGCAGGGTATGGTGGCATGTAAAGCCTGTGGGATGGCACTGTTAGCAGACTCTGCTTCCCTGAGGGCCCACGCAGAAACCCACCTCTCTGAGACAGGGGCCTGCAGGGTGTGTGGGGCATCTTTCCCTGGAGACCGTGGGGCAAGCATCACCCACGCCCTGTCCCATGTAGTGTTCTCTTGTGACATGTGTCATCTCCAGTTCAACAGCCCAGCCAAGCTGGTACGCCACCGGCGCCAAGCTGCAGCCAGGTACACCCTCCCCAGTCAGCTCCACAACGCCACCCAGGGGCACAGCGGGGAGTTGCAGTGTGCTGTCTGTAACAAAGTCCTCACCAAAGACTTCCAG gTCATCAGGGATCACCTGCTGAGTCACGTGTCTATCCAGTCACTGAGCTGTGGTGTGTGCCAGCTGCCCCAGCCCTCCCTGTGTGCCCTGCTGTGGCACGCCCTCACCCACCTCTCCCTGCCAGTCTACTCCTGCCCGCTCTGCGCCTGCAGCTTCCTAGATCGCCCTCTGTTGGACAGACACATGTTCCTGCATGCCGAGGAGGCCGCCACCGACAGAGAGGCCATGAGGGCTCATAAAGCAGCCGgaccagagggagaggaggagctgcGCTGCTTCTTATGCCCACAGACCTTCCGCTCCGCCTCAGCCTTCCAGTACCACCTGAGCTTTCACACCAATGAGGCCCAGGGCAGCCAGGGGTGGGCAGGGAAACGAAAGGCTGACCAGATGGAGTAcccttcctcctgctcctcctcctcccccctggagGCAGGCAGCCTGGGGAAGCTGGGCAATATGGGCTTCGGCCTGGGCTCCTTCAGCCTCTCAGACAAGCTGCTCCAGGGGGCCGTGGCGGCTGGCTTCCCCGCAGGCCTCCTGTCCAATGGGAACTCCTCTAGCGTGGGTGGGTCGGCCATGGGTGCCGCCATCCCCCGGGAGAAATGGTACCGCTGTCGCTTCTGTGGCAAACGCTTCGCCCACTCTGGCGAGTTCACCTACCACCTGCGCATCCACACTGGGGAGAAGCCGTACCAGTGCAAGGTGTGCCTGAGGTTCTTCCGAGGGCGCTCCACCATGATCTGCCACCTGAAGACCCACGCCGGGGCGCTCATGTACCGCTGCACCGTCTGCGGCCTCTACTTTTCCACGCTCAAGCTGGTGTCCTCCCACATGGACGTCCACAAAGACCACCTGCCTCCAGACTTCAACATAGAGCAGACCTTCATGTACAATGATCACTCCAAAGAACCCCTTCCCGCCCTGGACACCTGA